The genomic window ATCTGGTGTTGCCATCAACACAATATCAGCGCCCTGATGTGAGAAGATACCGTTGGTAACTACACCCGGAATACTATTGAGATGATCCTCAAGACCACGCGGATCTGTGATGGTCATGCCCAGCACATCGATAATGACATTGCCGTTATCAGTAACAAAACCTTCGCGCAGCACCGGATTACCACCCAGTTTTTTGCTTTCGGTCATCAGCAGTTCCCGTGCCATGGGAATCACTTCAATAGGCAGCGGGAAAGCCCCCAGATGTTTCACCTGCTTGCTCTCATCAACTATGCAGATAAACTGATCAGAAGCAGCCGCCACGATTTTCTCACGCGTCAGTGCGCCCCCACCACCCTTGGTCAGATTGCGGCCTGCATCAAACTCATCAGCACCATCAATATAGACCGACAGGGAATCAACCTGTTTCAATGCATCATTGAGACTGAGAACCGGAATACCATGCCCTTCAAGTCTGGTGGCTGTCGCCTCTGAACTGGCAACTGTACCGATAATATCATCTTTCATACTGGCCAGTGCATCGATAAACATATTGGCAGTAGATCCGGTTCCAACACCAACGATAGTAC from Mariprofundus sp. NF includes these protein-coding regions:
- the rpiA gene encoding ribose-5-phosphate isomerase RpiA, producing the protein MTQDEMKQQVAEAALEYVKSGTIVGVGTGSTANMFIDALASMKDDIIGTVASSEATATRLEGHGIPVLSLNDALKQVDSLSVYIDGADEFDAGRNLTKGGGGALTREKIVAAASDQFICIVDESKQVKHLGAFPLPIEVIPMARELLMTESKKLGGNPVLREGFVTDNGNVIIDVLGMTITDPRGLEDHLNSIPGVVTNGIFSHQGADIVLMATPDGVVTI